Proteins encoded together in one Microbacterium oxydans window:
- a CDS encoding carbohydrate ABC transporter permease, protein MSLTTRLSTRAAEKAAEKAADSVGDRTVISDSERRRPGIRVGMSVTHVFLTVGLVVAGLGPILWLAKSAVTPTQDTLQQPFALWPNGIDWENLSTAWNDIHIDQYFFNTVIIALGAWFVQLLIATTGGYALSVLKPRYAPILNALVLATLFIPGIVLLVPLYLTIVHPPLLGNVSLLNNYLAVWLPMGANAFNILLVKRFFDSLPREVFEAARTDGAGPFRLFWSIVLPMSKPILGVVSVFAIIAAWKDYLWPMLVLPDPSVQPLSVRLPAVQSQTELDVFLAALAIATLIPIAMFLIFQSVFLRSAGLGGAVKG, encoded by the coding sequence GTGAGCCTCACCACCCGCCTCTCGACCCGTGCCGCGGAGAAGGCGGCAGAGAAAGCCGCCGACAGCGTCGGGGACCGCACGGTCATCTCGGATTCGGAGCGTCGGCGCCCCGGCATCCGCGTCGGGATGTCGGTCACGCACGTCTTCCTCACGGTCGGCCTCGTGGTCGCCGGACTCGGACCGATCCTGTGGCTGGCGAAGTCGGCCGTGACGCCGACGCAGGACACCCTGCAGCAGCCGTTCGCGCTGTGGCCGAACGGGATCGACTGGGAGAACCTGTCGACCGCGTGGAACGACATCCACATCGACCAGTACTTCTTCAACACGGTGATCATCGCGCTCGGCGCCTGGTTCGTCCAGCTGCTCATCGCGACGACCGGGGGCTATGCGCTCTCGGTGCTGAAGCCGCGGTACGCGCCGATCCTGAACGCCCTGGTGCTGGCGACGCTGTTCATCCCCGGCATCGTGCTGCTCGTGCCGCTGTATCTGACGATCGTCCACCCGCCGCTGCTGGGGAACGTGAGCCTGCTCAACAATTACCTCGCGGTCTGGCTGCCGATGGGCGCGAATGCGTTCAACATCCTGCTGGTCAAGCGGTTCTTCGACAGTCTGCCGCGTGAGGTGTTCGAGGCGGCACGGACGGACGGCGCCGGTCCGTTCCGGCTGTTCTGGTCGATCGTGCTCCCGATGTCGAAGCCGATCCTCGGTGTGGTGTCGGTGTTCGCGATCATCGCGGCGTGGAAGGACTACCTCTGGCCGATGCTGGTGCTGCCGGATCCGTCCGTGCAGCCGCTGTCGGTGCGCCTCCCCGCCGTGCAGTCGCAGACCGAGCTCGACGTGTTCCTGGCGGCGCTGGCGATCGCGACGCTCATCCCGATCGCGATGTTCCTGATCTTCCAGTCGGTGTTCCTGCGCTCGGCCGGGCTCGGGGGCGCGGTCAAGGGCTAG
- a CDS encoding glycoside hydrolase family 13 protein, whose translation MPVGEGWWRTAVIYQVYVRSFADGNGDGIGDLAGVRSRLGYLKSLGVDALWFTPWYQSPLADGGYDVQDYRRIDPRFGTLEEAEQLIAEALELGIRTIVDIVPNHISDQHEWFQQALAAGPGSAERERFWFHPGRGADGSGIPTNWVSSFQGETWTRTQNPDGTPGEWYLHLFTPEQPDLNWNHADVRREHEDVLRFWFDRGVAGVRIDSAALPVKDPALPDLPAGSAPTVGHPHIDRDELHDIYRDWRAVADEYDGERVLVGEVWLDDAERFARYLRPGEMHTAFNFGFMTQPWSAQAMRDSITRTLAEHEPVGAPATWVLSNHDVTRPATRYGQADSSFAFERKRFGTATDVERGSRRARAAALLVAALPGSLYIYQGDELGLPEVELPLDVIEDPMHFRSGGVDPGRDGCRVPLPWAGEASPYGFGGTPWLPQPGDWAALAVEAQDADPGSTLNLYRAAIALRRRIDDLAGSDLEWLELGADVLAFRRGDGTVSITNLGAVPVPLPAHHEVLLASTLLDGGALPPDSTAWLALRAVSGRSPRAQK comes from the coding sequence ATGCCCGTGGGCGAGGGGTGGTGGCGCACGGCCGTCATCTACCAGGTGTACGTGCGCAGCTTCGCGGACGGCAACGGCGACGGCATCGGCGATCTCGCGGGTGTGCGCTCGCGCCTCGGCTACCTCAAGAGCCTCGGGGTCGATGCGCTCTGGTTCACGCCGTGGTACCAGAGCCCGCTCGCCGACGGCGGCTACGACGTGCAGGACTACCGGCGGATCGACCCGCGCTTCGGCACGCTCGAAGAGGCCGAGCAGCTGATCGCGGAGGCGCTCGAGCTCGGCATCCGCACGATCGTCGACATCGTGCCGAACCACATCTCCGACCAGCACGAATGGTTCCAGCAGGCGCTGGCCGCGGGCCCGGGCAGCGCCGAACGCGAGCGCTTCTGGTTCCACCCCGGTCGTGGCGCTGACGGATCCGGGATCCCCACCAACTGGGTCTCCAGCTTCCAGGGCGAGACGTGGACGCGCACGCAGAACCCCGACGGGACACCCGGTGAGTGGTACCTGCACCTGTTCACCCCCGAGCAGCCTGACCTCAACTGGAACCACGCCGACGTGCGCCGCGAGCACGAAGACGTCCTGCGGTTCTGGTTCGACCGCGGCGTCGCGGGCGTCCGCATCGACTCCGCCGCGCTCCCGGTCAAGGACCCGGCGCTGCCCGACCTCCCCGCCGGCAGCGCTCCGACGGTCGGGCACCCGCACATCGACCGCGACGAGCTGCACGACATCTACCGGGACTGGCGCGCGGTCGCCGACGAGTACGACGGCGAACGGGTGCTCGTCGGCGAGGTCTGGCTCGACGACGCCGAGCGCTTCGCCCGCTACCTGCGGCCGGGGGAGATGCACACCGCCTTCAACTTCGGGTTCATGACGCAGCCGTGGAGCGCGCAGGCGATGCGCGACTCCATCACCCGCACGCTCGCCGAGCACGAGCCGGTCGGAGCCCCGGCCACGTGGGTGCTCTCCAACCACGACGTGACCCGTCCGGCGACGCGCTACGGGCAGGCGGACTCCTCGTTCGCCTTCGAGCGCAAGCGCTTCGGCACCGCGACCGACGTCGAACGGGGATCCCGCCGCGCACGGGCCGCGGCCCTGCTCGTGGCCGCCCTCCCCGGAAGCCTCTACATCTACCAGGGCGACGAGCTCGGACTCCCCGAGGTCGAGCTTCCGCTCGACGTGATCGAGGATCCGATGCACTTCCGCTCCGGCGGCGTCGACCCCGGACGGGACGGATGCCGGGTGCCGCTGCCGTGGGCGGGGGAGGCGAGCCCCTACGGCTTCGGCGGGACACCCTGGCTCCCGCAGCCCGGCGACTGGGCGGCGCTCGCGGTCGAGGCGCAGGACGCCGACCCCGGCTCGACGCTGAACCTCTATCGTGCGGCGATCGCCCTGCGCCGACGCATCGACGACCTCGCCGGAAGCGACCTCGAGTGGCTCGAGCTCGGAGCCGACGTCCTCGCGTTCCGGCGCGGCGACGGCACCGTCAGCATCACCAACCTCGGCGCGGTGCCGGTCCCGCTGCCCGCGCACCATGAGGTCCTGCTCGCCAGCACTCTCCTCGACGGCGGCGCACTGCCCCCCGACTCCACAGCCTGGCTCGCCCTCCGAGCCGTTTCCGGGCGCTCCCCGCGAGCGCAGAAGTAG
- a CDS encoding carbohydrate ABC transporter permease — translation MTMTLSEQRAAVEDSPPPAVRRSRRRSPLTWFRGGGLANLLFVLPMLFVFVFFSWSPIVQSVIMSLQKTNLIVSEWVGFDNYLAVIGDPELGRAVINTLWFAVLALLFGFPLPLLMAVLMSEVRRGKGIYSALAYLPVVIPPVVAVLLWKFFYSADPSGVFNTVLGFVGIPPQPWIQDAVQAMPSLVLEATWAGAGGSIIIYLAALLGVPPELYDAAEVDGAGIWKKVWHVTLPQLRGILFIMLILQVIATAQVFLEPFLFTGGGPAGATKTVLLYIYDKAFRNSLGGDYGEATAVSVLLAIVLALLSWLYFKLTDRWSTT, via the coding sequence ATGACGATGACGCTCTCCGAGCAGCGGGCGGCGGTGGAGGACTCTCCGCCGCCCGCTGTGCGCCGTTCCCGCCGCCGCTCACCGCTCACGTGGTTCCGCGGCGGCGGGCTCGCGAACCTCCTGTTCGTGCTCCCCATGCTGTTCGTGTTCGTGTTCTTCTCCTGGTCGCCGATCGTGCAGTCGGTGATCATGAGCCTGCAGAAGACCAACCTGATCGTCTCCGAGTGGGTCGGATTCGACAACTACCTCGCCGTGATCGGCGACCCCGAGCTCGGCCGCGCCGTGATCAACACGCTGTGGTTCGCCGTGCTCGCCCTGCTCTTCGGGTTCCCGCTGCCGCTGCTGATGGCCGTGCTGATGAGCGAGGTGCGTCGCGGCAAGGGCATCTACTCCGCGCTCGCGTACCTCCCGGTCGTGATCCCGCCCGTGGTCGCGGTGCTGCTGTGGAAGTTCTTCTACAGTGCCGATCCGTCCGGTGTGTTCAACACGGTGCTCGGATTCGTCGGCATCCCCCCGCAGCCGTGGATCCAGGACGCCGTGCAGGCCATGCCCTCGCTCGTGCTCGAGGCCACCTGGGCGGGTGCGGGAGGATCGATCATCATCTACCTCGCGGCCCTCCTCGGCGTCCCGCCCGAGCTGTACGACGCGGCGGAGGTCGACGGCGCCGGCATCTGGAAGAAGGTCTGGCACGTCACGCTGCCGCAGCTGCGCGGGATCCTCTTCATCATGCTGATCCTGCAGGTCATCGCGACCGCGCAGGTCTTCCTCGAACCGTTCCTGTTCACCGGCGGCGGCCCTGCCGGCGCGACCAAGACCGTGCTGCTGTACATCTACGACAAGGCCTTCCGCAACAGTCTGGGCGGCGACTACGGCGAGGCGACGGCCGTCTCGGTGCTGCTCGCGATCGTCCTCGCCCTGCTCTCCTGGCTGTACTTCAAGCTGACCGACCGTTGGAGCACGACGTGA
- a CDS encoding ABC transporter substrate-binding protein, translating to MKSPTKALVAGVAVLATVGALAGCTSSGDDSADGKTELRVATFPPGADAAAYEAFAAQEKQFEKENPDIDIIGVEYEWEGPTFAVQLAGGSLPDVFTVPFTDSKTLLENGQLMDVTDAIEKLGYTDKFNPIILDGVTGSDGKIYGFPRQAYAAALHYNRDLFEAAGLDPDNPPQTWDEIRTAAKAITDATGKAGYAQMAINNTGGWQLTSQTVARGGRTQTDNGDGTAESTIDNDATKAALQFLHDVKWEDKSFGSKVDLDWGTINQEFAAGNIGMYTSGSDIYTALVRDFGMDSSIYGMTVVPMDGDDPGTLGGGDIAVISPTVDEATKAAAVTWIDWYYMQKLMDKDAAVLDAKTLNESGQAVGTPLLPVLSRELYDESQEWIADYINVPVEQMAPFSDRIWDQTPVGEPKVKTQEVYALLDTVVQKVLTDQNADIDALLAQAQTDAQAKLDE from the coding sequence ATGAAGTCACCAACGAAAGCCCTGGTCGCCGGGGTCGCCGTGCTCGCCACGGTCGGCGCCCTCGCCGGCTGCACGTCGAGCGGCGATGACAGCGCCGACGGCAAGACCGAGCTGCGCGTCGCCACGTTCCCGCCGGGAGCCGACGCGGCGGCCTACGAGGCGTTCGCCGCCCAGGAGAAGCAGTTCGAGAAGGAGAACCCCGACATCGACATCATCGGTGTCGAGTACGAGTGGGAGGGCCCGACCTTCGCGGTGCAGCTCGCCGGCGGCAGCCTGCCCGACGTGTTCACCGTGCCGTTCACCGACTCCAAGACGCTGCTCGAGAACGGGCAGCTGATGGACGTGACCGACGCCATCGAGAAGCTCGGGTACACCGACAAGTTCAACCCGATCATCCTCGACGGGGTCACCGGCTCCGACGGGAAGATCTACGGGTTCCCGCGCCAGGCCTACGCGGCAGCGCTGCACTACAACCGCGACCTGTTCGAGGCGGCGGGGCTCGACCCCGACAACCCGCCGCAGACGTGGGACGAGATCCGCACGGCCGCGAAGGCGATCACGGACGCGACGGGCAAGGCCGGCTACGCGCAGATGGCGATCAACAACACGGGCGGGTGGCAGCTCACCTCGCAGACCGTGGCCCGCGGCGGTCGCACGCAGACCGACAACGGCGACGGCACGGCCGAGTCGACGATCGACAACGACGCCACCAAGGCCGCGCTGCAGTTCCTGCACGACGTGAAGTGGGAGGACAAGTCCTTCGGCTCCAAGGTCGACCTCGACTGGGGCACGATCAACCAGGAGTTCGCGGCCGGCAACATCGGCATGTACACGTCGGGTTCCGACATCTACACCGCACTGGTGCGCGACTTCGGCATGGACTCGTCGATCTACGGCATGACCGTCGTGCCGATGGACGGCGACGACCCCGGCACGCTCGGCGGCGGTGACATCGCGGTGATCAGCCCGACCGTCGACGAGGCCACCAAGGCGGCGGCCGTCACCTGGATCGACTGGTACTACATGCAGAAGCTGATGGACAAGGACGCCGCCGTCCTCGACGCCAAGACCCTGAACGAGTCGGGTCAGGCCGTCGGCACGCCGCTGCTCCCGGTGCTCAGCCGCGAGCTGTACGACGAGTCGCAGGAGTGGATCGCCGACTACATCAACGTCCCGGTCGAGCAGATGGCGCCGTTCAGCGACCGCATCTGGGACCAGACGCCGGTGGGCGAGCCGAAGGTGAAGACCCAGGAGGTCTACGCGCTCCTCGACACCGTGGTGCAGAAGGTGCTCACCGATCAGAACGCCGACATCGACGCTCTGCTCGCCCAGGCGCAGACCGATGCGCAGGCGAAGCTCGACGAGTAA